GCCACCCGCGACTTCTCCGCGCCGGAGCTGAGCTCCAGCGGTCTGCAGTTCGTGCTCAACGACGCGCTGGGGCCGTTCATCGGCCGGTTGTTCCTGCTGGCCATCTTCGTGGCGATCACGGTCTGCGTGCTGGCGGTGCACACCGCGGCCATCCGGATCGCCTTCGCCATGGCCCGCGACAACGCGCTGCCGGCGGGCAAGCTGCTGGCCCGCGTCAGCCCGCGGTTCCAGACTCCGGTGGTCCCCGCGATCGTCATCGGCGTGCTCGCGGTGGCGCTGCTGCTGGTCAACATCGGCCAGCCGCAGATCTTCACCGCGGTCACCAGCCTGGCGATCATCCTCATCTACATCTCGTACCTGCTGGTCACCGTGCCGATGCTGGTCGCGCGACTGCGCGGCAGGTGGAAGCCGGTCAAGGAGGAGGGCCGGTTCAGCCTCGGCAAGCTGGGGCTGCCGATCAACGTGCTGGCCGTGCTGTGGGGCGCCGGGATGACCATCAACCTCGCCTGGCCGCGCCGCGAGGTCTACAACGCCGAGCCGCCCTACCACTGGTACCTGCAGTACAGCTCGGTCCTGTTCGTCGGGATCGCGGCGGTTGCCGGATTCGCGTACTACTGGTTCGTCCAGCGCCACAAGGTCGGCGTCCTGGCCGAGCACTCGTCCACTGCGGACGAGGACGAGACCATCCCGGTTGGCTGAGCAGAAACGGAGATTCGGACACATGACGGAACAGTTCGACTACGTGGTCGTCGGCGGCGGGAGCGCGGGTGCGGCCGTCGCGGCGCGGCTCTCCGAGGACCCGGACGTCACCGTCTGCCTGCTGGAGGCGGGCCCCTCGGACGTCGGCGACAAGGCGGTCCTGGAGCTCAAGCGCTGGATGGCGCTGCTGGAGTCCGGCTACGACTGGGACTACCTGGTCGAACCGCAGGAGAACGGCAACTCCTTCATGCGGCACGCCCGGGCCCGGGTGCTCGGCGGCTGCTCCTCGCACAACTCCTGCATCGCCTTCTGGGCGCCGGCCGAGGACCTCGACGAGTGGGAGTCGATGGGCTGCACCGGCTGGGGCGCCAAGGACGTCTTCCCGCTGTACCAGCGGCTGGAGAACAACGACGGGCCGGGCGACCACCACGGCCGCAGCGGCCCGGTCACCCTGCGCACCGTCCCGCCGAAGGACCCGTGCGGCGTCGCGCTGCTGCAGGCCTGTGAGCAGCAGGGCATCCCGACCACGCAGTTCAACTCCGGCAAGACCGTGGTGAACGGCGCCAACTGGTTCCAGATCAACGCCCGCGAGGACGGCACCCGCTCCTCGTCGTCGGTGTCCTACCTGCACCCGGTCCTGGACCGGCCGAACCTGGAGATCCGGACCAACGCGTGGGCCAAGAAGGTCGTCTTCGACGGCACCCGCGCCACCGGCGTGCAGTACCTGGACCCGGACCTGATCCACACCCGCACGGTGTCGACGCGCCGCGAGGTCGTGCTGTCCGCCGGTGCCATCGACACGCCGAAGCTGCTGATGCTGTCGGGCATCGGCCCGGCCGACCACCTGCGCGAGATCGGCATCGACGTGCTGGTCGACTCCCCCGGCGTCGGCTCCAACCTCCAGGACCACCCGGAGGGTGTGATCAGCTGGGAGGCCAAGAAGCCGATGGTCACCGACTCGACGCAGTGGTGGGAGATCGGCATCTTCACCACCACCGAGCCGGGCCTGGACCGGCCGGACCTGATGTTCCACTACGGGTCGGTGCCCTTCGACATGCACACCGTGCGGCAGGGCTACCCGACCTCGGAGAACAGCTTCTGCCTGACCCCGAACGTCACCCACGCCCGCTCGAAGGGCACGGTGCGGCTGCGCAGCCGCGACTTCCGGGACAAGCCGAAGGTCGACCCGCGGTACTTCACCGACCCGCACGACATGCGGGTGATGACCGCCGGCATCAAGCTGGCCCGCGAGATCGTGGCGCAGCCGGCGATGCAGGAGTGGGCGGGCGCGGAGCTGTTCCCGGGCCCGGACGTGCAGACCGACGACGAGATCGCCGACTACATCAAGCGCACCCACAACACCGTCTACCACCCGGCGTGCACGGTGGCGATGGGTGCCGACGACGACCAGAGCAAGCCGCTGGACGCGCGGCTGCGGGTCAAGGGCGTCCAGGGCCTGCGCGTCGCCGACGCCTCGGTGATGCCGTTCCTGGTCACGGTGAACCCGAACATCACCACCATGGCGATCGGTGAGAAGTGCTCGGACATGGTGAAGGAAGACAACCGCTGAGCCGGGTGCGGGGCCCCGCACCCCGCAGCACCCGACGATCTCACCCGATCGATGCCGTCACCGGTGCTGTTCCCCGGGAGCAGCGTGGTGTTCGGTAGTTGTGAAGGCCCCTCCGGTCCCCCGCCCTGGAGGGGCCTTCACCCTTCCCGACGCGGCTTCAGCGCAGATCGGACATCCCGTCGCTCCGAGCGTCCCCGAGCGGAGCGGGTCACGTTCCCACCGCGGACAGGAGTCATCCCGCCGGGGTGCGCGCGGGGCAGGTCAGGTGGCCGGTGCACCGTTGTGTCCGCTTCGGCGCGTTCCCCGCGCGGCGACGTACGGGATCCCCCCCCCAGCGCCACGGCTCCGCGGTCAGCGCTGCGCGCTGCGGCGGACGAAGACCGCCACCGGGAGGAGGTCCGGGTCGAGCGGTGGTTCGCCGGACCGGCGGAGGTCACCTGCGACTGGACCGCCACCGCCTGGAAGTCCTCCGGCCTGCACACCGGGGCGGAGGGCCGGCCCGGGGCGGCAGTCCACCGAGGAGCTCATCGAGAAGGCCGGCCGGAAGATCCGCAGCGTCAACCGGGTCCGGAGCGGGTTCAGCCGGACGGCACAACGGCGGCGGGGCGTGCGCCCCGCCGCCGTGCTCGAGGGATCAGCCGATGGTCGTGGTCGTCAGGATCGGGTTGGGGTTGGGGAAGCAGCCTGACGGCACCTCGATGTCACCGATGATCGAGGACACCACCGCGGTGAAGGTGAGCCCCGGGTCGTCGTAGCTGGTGCCGTACAGCTTCGTCTCG
This region of Saccharopolyspora hordei genomic DNA includes:
- a CDS encoding GMC family oxidoreductase, translating into MTEQFDYVVVGGGSAGAAVAARLSEDPDVTVCLLEAGPSDVGDKAVLELKRWMALLESGYDWDYLVEPQENGNSFMRHARARVLGGCSSHNSCIAFWAPAEDLDEWESMGCTGWGAKDVFPLYQRLENNDGPGDHHGRSGPVTLRTVPPKDPCGVALLQACEQQGIPTTQFNSGKTVVNGANWFQINAREDGTRSSSSVSYLHPVLDRPNLEIRTNAWAKKVVFDGTRATGVQYLDPDLIHTRTVSTRREVVLSAGAIDTPKLLMLSGIGPADHLREIGIDVLVDSPGVGSNLQDHPEGVISWEAKKPMVTDSTQWWEIGIFTTTEPGLDRPDLMFHYGSVPFDMHTVRQGYPTSENSFCLTPNVTHARSKGTVRLRSRDFRDKPKVDPRYFTDPHDMRVMTAGIKLAREIVAQPAMQEWAGAELFPGPDVQTDDEIADYIKRTHNTVYHPACTVAMGADDDQSKPLDARLRVKGVQGLRVADASVMPFLVTVNPNITTMAIGEKCSDMVKEDNR